One Malania oleifera isolate guangnan ecotype guangnan chromosome 10, ASM2987363v1, whole genome shotgun sequence genomic region harbors:
- the LOC131166837 gene encoding early nodulin-like protein 18 → MRKSKSQEDNVLSPVCLSKGLGNISTSFFSSQPETKSTAIMAQLTVIAFLIAAVASANPAASYTNHTVGDAAGWFFNVTTNTSAANYSAWAAGVTFNLGDYLIFNTNTNQTVIQTYNLTTYQICSTDDASDNDTFHYDEGSSQFGAALTVAVRLTIEGANYYFSDADDGAQCQHGMAFAIKVNHGVGLPPSLNQPPPPPYMEPPPSNPDPTQSPPMTVDQARQNGGAPRTSVNVRRALYLFLLSFGIVTYLV, encoded by the exons ATGAGAAAGTCAAAGAGCCAGGAGGACAACGTACTATCCCCAGTGTGTCTCTCCAAAGGGTTAGGAAACATTAGCACTTCATTTTTTTCAAGTCAGCCAGAGACCAAGTCGACGGCGATCATGGCGCAGCTGACGGTCATTGCCTTCTTAATCGCTGCCGTCGCATCGGCAAACCCTGCAGCCTCATACACTAACCACACCGTGGGCGACGCCGCCGGCTGGTTTTTCAACGTCACCACCAACACATCCGCCGCCAATTATTCCGCCTGGGCCGCCGGCGTAACTTTCAATCTCGGTGACTATCTCA TTTTCAATACGAATACAAATCAGACCGTGATCCAGACATACAACTTGACGACCTACCAGATCTGCTCCACCGACGACGCATCGGACAACGATACGTTCCATTACGACGAAGGAAGCAGCCAATTCGGGGCGGCGTTGACGGTGGCAGTTCGGTTGACCATCGAGGGTGCAAACTACTATTTCTCCGACGCGGACGATGGTGCCCAGTGCCAACATGGCATGGCTTTCGCGATCAAAGTCAATCACGGGGTCGGCTTGCCGCCGAGCCTCAACCAGCCGCCGCCACCGCCATACATGGAGCCTCCGCCGTCAAACCCCGACCCGACCCAGTCGCCGCCGATGACCGTGGACCAGGCGCGGCAGAACGGTGGTGCGCCGCGGACCAGCGTGAATGTGCGCAGGGCGCTGTATTTGTTCCTGCTCTCATTTGGCATTGTTACCTATCTGGTGTGA